A genomic window from Rhizobium sp. 007 includes:
- a CDS encoding DUF6130 family protein → MTFIKTLSAAAAVTLLATSALAQSAREIRGASPYVAIENEPEPRLIVDPPLAEGLAQGVFWAQYRVENLHIAPVFGAGALHVSPRLGHLHIIVDDLPWWWADASDNNTVDIAGLPPGSHKVTISLVDANHNVIPGQVVTVPFTVPESANLTHKHQR, encoded by the coding sequence ATGACTTTCATCAAGACGCTTTCCGCAGCCGCGGCTGTCACCTTGCTCGCCACCAGCGCCCTCGCCCAGAGCGCGAGGGAGATCCGCGGCGCTTCACCCTATGTTGCCATCGAGAACGAGCCCGAGCCCAGGCTGATCGTGGATCCGCCGCTTGCCGAAGGCCTGGCCCAGGGCGTCTTCTGGGCTCAATACCGGGTCGAGAATCTGCACATCGCTCCGGTGTTCGGGGCAGGCGCCCTCCACGTATCTCCGCGCCTCGGGCATCTGCACATCATTGTCGACGACCTGCCCTGGTGGTGGGCGGATGCGAGTGACAACAACACAGTCGACATAGCCGGGCTGCCGCCTGGTTCTCACAAGGTGACCATCTCATTGGTCGACGCTAATCACAACGTTATCCCCGGACAGGTTGTGACGGTGCCGTTCACCGTGCCCGAGTCGGCGAACCTGACTCATAAGCATCAGAGGTGA
- a CDS encoding SDR family oxidoreductase, producing the protein MLNGKTALITGGTSGIGLATAKLLHQNGARVAISGRDRAALERARETIGENVLLLQADVLSRGALQKMATDVQQAFGALDVFFANAGVAYVTPLSTTDEAQYDRLMDTNVKSVFFSIQAVEPIMKEGGSIILNTAWLNHVGVPGRAMLSASKAAVRSLARTLSAELLNRRIRVNAVSPGLIETPILRGVGQSEHPGQTDEEFRDYLADASKLIPIGRLGQPEEVAAAVLFLASDASSYMLGSELVVDGGFGEL; encoded by the coding sequence ATGCTTAACGGCAAGACAGCACTTATCACCGGTGGGACCTCGGGCATTGGTCTCGCGACCGCCAAGCTCCTGCACCAAAACGGCGCGCGCGTTGCGATTAGCGGCCGCGATCGGGCCGCCCTTGAGCGGGCGCGGGAGACCATCGGGGAGAATGTCCTACTACTGCAGGCAGATGTGCTTTCCCGAGGCGCCTTGCAGAAGATGGCCACTGACGTTCAACAGGCCTTCGGCGCACTCGACGTCTTCTTTGCAAACGCGGGCGTCGCTTATGTAACGCCTCTGTCAACTACCGACGAAGCTCAATACGACCGTCTCATGGATACGAACGTCAAGTCCGTGTTCTTTTCCATCCAGGCGGTGGAGCCTATCATGAAGGAGGGGGGCTCGATCATCCTGAATACAGCCTGGCTCAACCATGTCGGCGTGCCTGGTCGAGCGATGCTTTCAGCATCGAAGGCGGCTGTGCGATCCCTCGCCCGCACGCTGTCGGCGGAATTGCTCAACCGGCGCATCCGCGTGAACGCCGTCAGTCCGGGCCTCATAGAGACGCCCATTCTTCGCGGCGTAGGCCAATCGGAGCATCCTGGGCAGACCGATGAGGAGTTTCGTGACTACCTCGCTGACGCAAGTAAATTGATTCCGATCGGGCGGCTTGGACAGCCCGAAGAAGTCGCTGCCGCCGTGTTGTTCCTTGCCAGCGACGCATCCAGCTACATGCTCGGATCCGAATTGGTCGTCGACGGTGGGTTCGGCGAACTTTGA
- a CDS encoding epoxide hydrolase family protein has translation MRKEIIAAAFAALSSSAVFAHAEHLSAGSPDNGTVNTAPTSKADAVIPFRVHVPDADLADLKRRLAATRWPDKETVADQSQGAQLAKLQELVRYWGSDYDWRKAEAKLNAFAQFKTTIDGVDIHFIHVRSRHPNAMPLIVTHGWPGSIFEQIKIIGPLTDPTAFGSRAEDAFDVIIPSLPGYGFSSRPTETGWSVERIGRAWDVLMNRLGYTRYVAQGGDWGAGVVEAMARQAPTGLLGIHTNLPAVFPPDAAEAIATGGPAPAGLAAKERAEFDAMQGFIKNGGWGYLTMMSARPQAVGYGLTDSPAGLAGWMLVHGGFGKWTYGKDPEQRPTRDEVLDNFSMHWLTNTVSSGARLYWENRDQNLISAAAQETDKITIPVAITTFPDDDLFRAPETWARRAFPSLTYFHDAERGGHFPAWEEPMIFTRELRAAFKPLRELN, from the coding sequence ACTTGTCTGCCGGGTCGCCGGATAACGGGACCGTCAACACCGCGCCGACCAGCAAAGCCGACGCAGTCATCCCCTTCCGCGTCCACGTGCCGGACGCGGACCTTGCCGACCTGAAGCGGCGCCTCGCGGCGACCCGCTGGCCTGACAAGGAGACGGTCGCCGATCAGTCGCAGGGCGCACAGCTCGCAAAGCTCCAGGAACTCGTCCGCTATTGGGGCAGCGATTACGATTGGCGAAAGGCGGAGGCGAAATTGAACGCCTTCGCGCAGTTCAAGACGACCATCGACGGTGTGGACATCCACTTCATCCACGTCCGCTCGCGCCACCCGAACGCGATGCCGCTGATCGTCACCCACGGTTGGCCCGGCTCGATCTTCGAGCAGATCAAGATCATCGGTCCGCTCACCGACCCAACCGCGTTCGGCAGCCGGGCCGAGGACGCCTTCGACGTGATAATTCCATCCCTGCCGGGCTACGGCTTCTCGTCTCGACCGACCGAGACCGGATGGAGCGTGGAGCGCATCGGTCGTGCTTGGGACGTGCTGATGAACCGGCTGGGGTATACGCGCTATGTCGCCCAGGGCGGCGATTGGGGAGCGGGCGTCGTCGAGGCGATGGCGCGGCAGGCGCCGACGGGACTGCTCGGGATCCATACCAACCTGCCGGCGGTGTTCCCGCCCGACGCTGCCGAGGCGATCGCTACCGGCGGGCCCGCGCCTGCGGGATTGGCCGCGAAGGAGCGCGCAGAATTCGATGCAATGCAGGGGTTTATCAAGAACGGGGGCTGGGGTTACCTGACGATGATGAGCGCGCGACCGCAGGCCGTCGGCTACGGCTTGACGGACTCCCCCGCCGGCCTGGCGGGATGGATGCTCGTGCACGGCGGGTTCGGAAAGTGGACGTACGGCAAGGATCCCGAACAGCGGCCAACACGGGACGAGGTGCTGGACAACTTCTCGATGCACTGGCTGACCAACACCGTATCCTCCGGGGCGAGGCTCTACTGGGAGAACCGCGACCAAAACCTCATCAGCGCGGCCGCGCAAGAGACCGATAAAATCACGATCCCGGTGGCGATTACGACCTTCCCGGACGACGATCTCTTTCGAGCACCGGAGACGTGGGCGCGCCGCGCCTTCCCGAGCTTGACCTACTTCCACGACGCCGAAAGGGGCGGCCACTTCCCCGCCTGGGAGGAGCCGATGATTTTCACCCGCGAGCTCAGGGCAGCGTTCAAGCCGCTGCGTGAACTGAATTGA
- a CDS encoding DUF6875 domain-containing protein: MTTHTETPVTVAAGTSPATSGAAQSASQIIGAPPGGGSMSAQTTNLFLLEDLEVVSRTRKLAEKDLNALHAVADWITTFVGRPHKDLGRAGPVCPFVPPAWERKTLWLAPERIADLSVLDVVQRINVYKKLFLDAQPVDGDDANHKSIVVVFTDLSADRSRDLFDDVLRHLGVPSYVEDGLVLGGFHETNEGSALYNPDFRPFKAPVPFSADETHGHQRLEVLLGPGGLAQLLGASLW; encoded by the coding sequence ATGACAACGCACACTGAGACGCCTGTCACTGTCGCGGCTGGCACGTCGCCCGCCACAAGCGGCGCAGCCCAGAGCGCGAGCCAGATCATCGGCGCCCCACCAGGAGGAGGATCCATGTCAGCGCAGACTACTAATCTGTTCCTCCTCGAGGATCTCGAGGTCGTCAGTAGGACGAGAAAGCTCGCGGAAAAAGATCTAAATGCGCTTCATGCCGTCGCGGACTGGATCACGACTTTCGTGGGCAGGCCTCACAAGGATCTCGGCCGCGCTGGGCCCGTATGTCCCTTCGTGCCTCCGGCCTGGGAACGAAAGACACTATGGCTCGCTCCTGAGCGGATCGCCGACCTGAGCGTGCTCGACGTTGTTCAGCGCATAAACGTCTACAAGAAACTGTTCCTGGACGCTCAGCCCGTTGACGGCGACGACGCGAACCACAAATCGATCGTCGTCGTTTTCACCGATTTGTCGGCGGATCGTTCAAGGGACCTCTTTGACGACGTCCTACGGCATCTTGGAGTTCCATCTTATGTGGAGGATGGACTGGTGCTGGGAGGGTTCCACGAAACCAACGAGGGATCTGCGCTCTACAACCCCGACTTTCGGCCATTCAAAGCGCCCGTGCCTTTTTCTGCTGATGAGACACACGGTCATCAGCGACTGGAAGTTCTTCTTGGACCAGGAGGACTGGCTCAACTTTTGGGCGCGTCGTTATGGTGA
- a CDS encoding LysR family transcriptional regulator, whose amino-acid sequence MLNRSQLSDLSIFLLIVQHRSFRKAADHLDVTVSALSHRMKSLEERLGVRLLNRTSRSVAPTAAGEALAEKIAAGLDLINSGLEELQAQSEGVVGSVRVNVLRDAVPLLLSPALPIFAQRYPNIELEIAVDDHFVDVTGEGFDAGLRYSGTIPEDMIAMPLTSPLQWIAVGSPDYFARHGRPVVPEDLNRHRCIRIRTGRGQIYHWEFERGEDRRQIEVPGSIISGATDLAVGAAINGAGLAYCLERLVRPHLQAGRLEIALPEWSSVGPPLSIYYSSRRQLPFGISALIQTIRESERLA is encoded by the coding sequence ATGCTGAATAGAAGCCAGTTATCGGACCTCTCGATTTTCCTACTGATTGTCCAGCATCGCAGCTTTCGAAAGGCCGCCGATCATCTGGACGTGACGGTGTCGGCACTCAGCCATCGCATGAAGTCCCTCGAGGAACGACTGGGCGTCCGCCTTCTCAACCGCACAAGCCGCAGTGTCGCCCCGACCGCTGCGGGGGAGGCGCTCGCCGAAAAAATAGCCGCGGGTCTTGACCTCATCAATTCAGGCCTGGAAGAGCTGCAGGCGCAATCCGAGGGAGTAGTCGGAAGTGTCCGCGTCAATGTTCTGCGCGATGCGGTGCCTCTGCTTTTGAGCCCGGCACTGCCAATTTTCGCACAAAGATATCCGAACATCGAACTAGAAATCGCCGTCGACGACCATTTCGTCGACGTTACGGGGGAAGGCTTTGATGCCGGGCTTCGCTACAGCGGCACGATCCCGGAGGACATGATCGCGATGCCGTTGACTTCGCCCTTGCAATGGATTGCCGTCGGATCACCGGACTATTTCGCTCGTCATGGCCGACCTGTGGTTCCGGAGGATCTGAACAGGCACAGATGCATTCGCATCCGAACCGGACGTGGCCAGATCTATCACTGGGAATTCGAGCGCGGCGAGGATCGTCGCCAAATCGAGGTACCAGGGTCGATCATTTCCGGCGCAACCGACCTCGCCGTCGGTGCGGCGATCAACGGCGCTGGCCTCGCCTATTGCCTGGAAAGGCTGGTTCGTCCTCACCTTCAGGCAGGACGCCTCGAAATCGCGCTGCCGGAATGGTCATCGGTCGGCCCTCCCCTTTCGATCTATTACTCCAGCCGGCGCCAGCTCCCCTTCGGCATCAGCGCACTCATCCAGACAATTCGGGAAAGCGAGCGGCTAGCATAG
- a CDS encoding carboxymuconolactone decarboxylase family protein, which yields MLDWKKKIHDVNERLKELSAPTPDTLRGAALMAGAGAKTNHPDAKTRELIALAVAVTTRCDGCIAFHSAEAVKLGVSDEEIAKALGVAINLNAGAAMVYSSHVLDAVSSLKA from the coding sequence TTGCTCGACTGGAAGAAGAAAATCCATGATGTGAATGAGCGACTCAAGGAGCTATCCGCGCCTACGCCCGATACACTGCGGGGCGCGGCGCTGATGGCCGGGGCCGGAGCGAAAACCAATCATCCCGATGCCAAGACGCGTGAACTGATTGCTTTAGCAGTTGCGGTGACGACGCGCTGCGACGGTTGCATCGCCTTTCATTCGGCCGAAGCCGTGAAACTCGGCGTAAGCGACGAAGAGATCGCAAAAGCACTGGGCGTAGCGATCAACCTCAATGCCGGCGCGGCCATGGTCTACAGCAGCCATGTGCTGGACGCCGTCAGCAGCCTCAAAGCCTAA